In SAR324 cluster bacterium, the following proteins share a genomic window:
- the flgF gene encoding flagellar basal-body rod protein FlgF: MGKKDLKARPLLVYALNAESCLPHCNRLIRSTFMSGVYSLVKAAGAVERKMDTVSNNLANVNTTGFKEDQPSFREVLSKAQQVLPESEEERFLSHEYLDQYVGMEKSAVTVDEIGKNFSPGPMQQTDNALDLAINNEGFFTIDTPFGQRFTRNGNFQLNSEGTIVTSDNYPVLGENGPIQVKGQEIFVDYQGRVQVDGQLADRLLTVRFRNQDNLQKLGNSFFAPISSDDVPIPSEEVRVQQGMLEGSNVNTVMEMTRMISANRTYESIQKSLSSVDRMNERAISISRLRG, encoded by the coding sequence TTGGGAAAAAAGGACCTGAAGGCCCGTCCCTTGCTGGTATACGCCTTGAATGCGGAATCCTGCCTACCTCACTGCAATCGTCTGATTCGGAGCACTTTTATGAGCGGAGTCTATAGTCTGGTCAAGGCCGCCGGCGCTGTCGAGCGTAAGATGGATACGGTGTCCAACAACCTGGCCAACGTCAATACTACCGGTTTTAAAGAAGACCAACCGAGCTTCCGCGAGGTGCTTTCTAAAGCACAGCAGGTGCTGCCGGAATCGGAAGAGGAGCGATTTCTGTCCCATGAATACCTAGATCAGTATGTGGGTATGGAGAAATCTGCCGTGACCGTAGATGAAATTGGAAAAAATTTCTCGCCCGGACCCATGCAGCAAACAGACAATGCTTTGGATCTGGCTATCAACAATGAAGGTTTTTTCACCATCGACACGCCCTTTGGTCAGCGCTTTACCCGTAATGGAAACTTCCAGCTGAATAGTGAGGGCACGATCGTCACCTCAGACAACTATCCAGTATTGGGTGAGAACGGTCCCATTCAGGTGAAGGGCCAAGAAATTTTTGTAGACTATCAGGGCCGAGTCCAGGTGGATGGGCAGCTTGCTGACCGTCTGCTGACTGTCCGCTTCCGTAATCAGGACAACCTGCAGAAGCTGGGCAACTCTTTCTTCGCACCGATCAGCAGTGACGATGTGCCAATTCCTTCCGAGGAAGTTCGAGTCCAGCAGGGAATGCTGGAAGGCTCCAACGTCAACACCGTCATGGAGATGACCCGCATGATCAGCGCAAACCGCACGTACGAATCGATTCAGAAATCTTTGAGCAGCGTTGACCGGATGAACGAGCGAGCAATTAGTATTTCTCGGCTCCGGGGATAA